One stretch of Lysinibacter cavernae DNA includes these proteins:
- the pta gene encoding phosphate acetyltransferase, whose protein sequence is MARSIYITSAEGHTGKSTIALGVLNTLVRSTPRVAVFRPIARSTDERDYVLDMLSSHATAGIAYDDCVGTTYEQVHSDPDEALTRIVERYKAVEARSDAVVIIGSDYTDVGSPTELSYNARIAANLRSPVLLVLGGRKGQGNNEMLGQSEPRTSLDMSLVAEVAASELRHEHATLLAVVVNRADPNNLEPIQLAVEQALETEIGADAHPVPVWTIPEDRYLVAPSVGSVMEAVKGRLLRGDPDMLSREALSIVVAGMSMENVLPRLLEGSVIVIPGDRSEVLLAVIMANSSATFPTVSGIILNGGFALPESVVSLLNGLTSSLPVIETDLGTYDTALSITNARGRLAADSPRKFDNALALFEQHVDAEQLVAAMQVHAPEVLTPIMFAYGIFDRARRANKHIVLPEGSDDRILRAASTLLKRGVVRLTILGDEDEIRRRASALGLDIESADVINPETSELLETFAQEYAKLRAHKGMTPELAHDVLLDVSYFGTMMVHLGLADGMVSGAAHTTAHTIRPSFEIIKTEPGVSIVSSVFLMALADRVLVYGDCAVNPDPTADQLADIAISSAATAQQFGIEPRVAMLSYSTGESGSGADVEKVREATRIVRERRPDLLVEGPIQYDAAADAAVGASKMPGSQVAGRATVFIFPDLNTGNNTYKAVQRSAGAVAVGPVLQGLRKPVNDLSRGALVEDILNTVAITAIQAATEEEAPLTGVMQTVAAHQAAAHQSATSNGGTA, encoded by the coding sequence GTGGCACGAAGCATTTACATCACATCCGCCGAAGGGCACACCGGTAAGTCGACCATCGCGTTGGGGGTGCTCAATACGCTCGTGCGGTCAACGCCGCGGGTCGCCGTCTTCCGGCCGATCGCTCGGTCAACCGATGAACGCGACTACGTCCTCGATATGCTCAGCAGTCACGCGACTGCCGGCATCGCCTACGACGACTGCGTTGGCACCACCTACGAGCAGGTGCACTCGGATCCCGATGAGGCGCTCACCCGAATTGTCGAACGCTATAAAGCGGTAGAAGCGCGAAGCGACGCGGTTGTCATTATCGGCTCTGATTACACGGATGTTGGCAGCCCGACCGAGCTTTCCTATAACGCTCGTATTGCCGCGAATCTTCGTTCGCCGGTTCTTCTGGTTCTTGGTGGGCGAAAAGGCCAGGGCAATAACGAGATGCTTGGGCAGTCCGAGCCCCGCACGTCGCTCGATATGAGCCTCGTTGCCGAAGTGGCGGCGAGTGAGCTTCGACACGAGCACGCAACCCTGCTCGCCGTCGTTGTGAACCGGGCAGATCCCAATAACCTTGAGCCGATTCAGCTTGCCGTTGAGCAGGCGCTTGAGACGGAGATCGGTGCTGACGCGCATCCGGTTCCCGTCTGGACCATCCCTGAGGACCGCTATCTGGTCGCGCCGAGCGTTGGCAGCGTGATGGAAGCGGTCAAGGGCCGCCTCCTTCGCGGAGACCCCGACATGCTCAGCCGCGAGGCGCTCAGCATCGTGGTTGCCGGCATGTCCATGGAGAACGTGCTGCCCCGACTGCTCGAAGGTTCGGTCATCGTTATTCCTGGGGACCGTTCCGAGGTGCTGTTGGCCGTGATCATGGCGAACTCATCTGCGACGTTCCCGACGGTTTCCGGCATCATCCTGAACGGCGGGTTTGCGCTGCCTGAGAGCGTGGTGAGCCTCTTGAACGGCCTCACCTCGTCGCTGCCGGTCATTGAAACCGATCTTGGTACCTACGACACCGCCCTCAGCATCACCAACGCGCGCGGTCGCCTTGCGGCAGACTCGCCTCGTAAATTTGATAACGCGCTCGCGCTCTTTGAACAGCATGTTGACGCCGAGCAACTCGTGGCGGCGATGCAGGTGCACGCGCCAGAAGTGCTCACCCCGATCATGTTTGCCTACGGCATCTTTGACCGCGCCCGCCGGGCCAACAAGCATATTGTGCTTCCGGAAGGGTCGGATGACCGGATTCTCCGTGCCGCGAGCACGCTGCTCAAGCGCGGGGTGGTTCGCCTCACGATTCTCGGGGACGAAGACGAAATTCGTCGCCGCGCGTCTGCGCTCGGGCTCGACATCGAGAGCGCGGACGTCATCAACCCTGAAACCTCGGAGCTGCTCGAAACGTTTGCCCAGGAATACGCCAAGCTGCGCGCCCACAAGGGTATGACGCCCGAGCTCGCACACGACGTGCTGCTTGACGTCTCATACTTTGGCACGATGATGGTGCACCTCGGCCTCGCAGACGGCATGGTTTCTGGTGCTGCGCACACAACGGCCCACACCATCCGGCCCAGCTTTGAGATCATCAAAACCGAGCCCGGCGTATCGATCGTTTCGAGCGTCTTCCTCATGGCGCTCGCCGACCGGGTGCTCGTCTACGGCGACTGCGCCGTCAACCCTGATCCAACCGCTGACCAGCTGGCAGATATCGCAATTTCGTCGGCCGCGACGGCCCAGCAGTTTGGTATCGAGCCCCGGGTCGCCATGCTGTCGTATTCGACGGGCGAGTCTGGCTCTGGCGCAGACGTTGAGAAGGTGCGAGAAGCCACCAGAATCGTTCGGGAACGACGCCCAGACCTGCTTGTCGAAGGCCCAATCCAGTACGACGCGGCTGCGGATGCTGCGGTTGGCGCATCCAAAATGCCTGGCTCGCAGGTGGCAGGGCGAGCGACCGTCTTCATCTTCCCCGACCTCAACACCGGGAACAATACGTATAAGGCTGTCCAGCGTTCAGCCGGTGCCGTCGCGGTTGGCCCCGTATTGCAGGGCCTTCGCAAGCCGGTCAACGACCTCTCGCGCGGTGCGCTCGTTGAAGACATCTTGAACACGGTCGCGATCACGGCCATTCAAGCGGCAACGGAAGAGGAAGCGCCGCTCACCGGCGTCATGCAAACCGTCGCGGCCCACCAGGCAGCGGCGCATCAATCAGCAACATCGAACGGCGGCACAGCATGA